Proteins encoded in a region of the Deinococcus aerius genome:
- a CDS encoding polyprenyl synthetase family protein has product MRPELLDRVLALLPQESGRPELRHFSEMLRDYPRRGGKGVRSELLLASARTHGLRPGSAGWEGALWLAAALELFQNWVLIHDDIEDDSEERRGRPALHRLHGVPLAINVGDALHVYMWEAVHRAGVPGGMEEFLAMIHRTAEGQHLDLTWVQHREWNLTEADYLEMVRLKTAHYTVVVPLRLGARAAGVTPDDRFTPAGLALGAAFQIRDDVLNLRGDPHLYGKEIGGDLLEGKRTLIVLHWLAQAPGEQRRVFLEQMGRDRAEKDPAAIADIHRWLLESGSVGYAQDYADAQAREGLGLLEEALADAPDQDAARELLSQMRELATREA; this is encoded by the coding sequence ATGCGCCCCGAACTGCTCGACCGCGTGCTGGCCCTGCTGCCCCAGGAGAGCGGGCGCCCGGAGCTGCGCCACTTTTCCGAGATGCTGCGCGACTACCCTCGGCGCGGCGGCAAGGGGGTCCGCTCGGAATTGCTCCTCGCCTCGGCGCGGACCCACGGGTTGCGGCCCGGTTCGGCGGGCTGGGAGGGCGCCCTGTGGCTCGCCGCGGCCCTGGAACTCTTCCAGAACTGGGTCCTGATCCACGACGACATCGAGGACGATTCGGAGGAGCGCCGGGGGAGGCCCGCGCTGCACCGCCTGCACGGGGTTCCGCTGGCGATCAACGTGGGGGACGCGCTGCACGTCTACATGTGGGAGGCCGTGCATCGCGCGGGCGTGCCGGGCGGCATGGAGGAGTTTCTCGCCATGATCCACCGCACCGCCGAGGGCCAGCACCTCGACCTCACCTGGGTCCAGCACCGCGAGTGGAACCTCACGGAGGCCGACTACCTGGAGATGGTGCGGCTGAAAACGGCCCACTACACGGTCGTGGTTCCGCTGCGGCTGGGGGCGCGGGCGGCGGGAGTCACGCCGGACGACCGCTTCACCCCGGCGGGGCTTGCCCTGGGCGCGGCCTTCCAGATCCGGGACGACGTGCTCAACCTGCGGGGCGACCCCCACCTGTACGGCAAGGAGATCGGCGGCGACCTGCTGGAGGGCAAGCGCACCCTGATCGTGCTGCACTGGCTGGCCCAGGCACCGGGGGAGCAGCGGAGGGTCTTTCTGGAGCAGATGGGGCGCGACCGGGCCGAGAAGGACCCCGCCGCCATCGCCGACATCCACCGCTGGCTCCTGGAGAGCGGGAGCGTGGGGTACGCGCAGGACTACGCGGACGCCCAGGCACGCGAGGGGCTGGGGCTGCTGGAGGAGGCGCTGGCGGACGCGCCGGACCAGGACGCGGCACGGGAACTGCTGAGCCAGATGCGGGAGCTGGCGACGCGGGAGGCGTGA